In Malus sylvestris chromosome 16, drMalSylv7.2, whole genome shotgun sequence, the following are encoded in one genomic region:
- the LOC126607074 gene encoding KIN14B-interacting protein At4g14310-like, whose amino-acid sequence MSATSARRFKDRGGAGVAASKPAATLKPSKPLTPIPFSDKRYVSAGKENPLPGTAAFRASAQKPTIRPVSRVDKAAVSAATSGAGSETRSRWSMSSAPRGRSSSPSEFTRVISHTGKERRVSVDRVRPGSGLISVGERDRVVSSAGKVRGSASGKQRTGFRDLDVKRSDVGANGIRVLRDIKESGKIGVNLEKKNATSGELEVRAVEIEKNSDGVRVRDPGSGDGEANLSSDLKNPSAVDKRDQNLARVDDKAVKIGSGDALGLKESGEKSVSDAKVLEGLKEKRLNEEGSSGGRSGIKYPSKLHEKLAFLEGKVKRIASDIKKTKEILDMNNPDTSKVILSDIQEKISGIEKAMRHVNDSGGKMGLPKSTEHSDRDAKVVEKGHIELVCNAKSLVKGLNSEDLEARLFPHHKLLKNCVALKESFESSQSHGFQAVETSCEAKVEEKSLSLTDDNPIAVEFLASLDQTKVSTRDDGREGLECFEVQEVDGVTAAEVEKSSKFVSGKQNLELILTTDEKLDEFDDQENRQEMFFDEENEDTCSYQLNQIGQKTSTGGWFMSEGESVLLAHDDSSCTFYDIVNCEEKVVYKPPAVVSPNMWRDCWIIRAPSADGCSGRYVVAASAGNTMDAGFCSWDFYAEDVRAFRIEDGSAPSRTVLGRLPNSISHGRNALSDLLDPEPRQWWYRPCGPLIVSTASCQRVVRIYDIRDGEQVMKWDVSKPVIAMDNSSPLQWRNRGKVVVAEAETISLWDVNSLNPQALLSVSSSGRKISALHVNNTDAELGGGVRQRVSSVEAEGNDGVFCTQDSINIIDFRHPTGVGLKIPKLGVNVQSVFSRGDSVFLGCTSARWGWKKQSSSQVQQFSIRKQSLYSTYALPESNAHSHYTAITQVWGNSNLIMGVCGLGLFVFDALKDDGVPLLTSDDGSQKARETVGPDDLYAPSFDYLDSRALLISRDRPALWRNLL is encoded by the exons ATGTCGGCCACATCTGCTCGCCGCTTCAAAGACCGCGGCGGCGCCGGCGTGGCAGCATCCAAACCCGCCGCCACTCTCAAACCATCCAAGCCTCTAACGCCGATACCCTTTTCCGACAAGAGGTACGTCAGCGCCGGAAAGGAGAACCCTCTTCCTGGGACCGCTGCTTTCCGGGCTTCGGCCCAGAAGCCCACAATCCGGCCCGTTTCTCGCGTCGACAAGGCGGCTGTGTCTGCGGCAACCAGTGGCGCAGGTAGCGAAACGCGTTCGCGGTGGTCCATGTCATCGGCGCCGAGAGGTAGGAGCTCTAGCCCTTCTGAGTTTACTAGGGTAATTTCTCATACGGGTAAGGAGCGGAGGGTCTCGGTGGATCGGGTCAGACCGGGTTCGGGTCTGATTTCGGTTGGGGAGAGGGATCGCGTAGTGTCGAGTGCAGGGAAGGTTAGAGGATCAGCTAGTGGGAAGCAGAGAACAGGGTTTAGGGATTTGGATGTGAAGAGGAGTGATGTGGGAGCGAATGGGATTAGGGTTTTGAGGGATATCAAAGAAAGTGGTAAAATTGGTGTGAATTTAGAGAAAAAGAATGCAACTTCTGGAGAATTAGAAGTGAGAGCGGTGGAAATTGAGAAGAATTCGGATggggttagggttagggatcCGGGAAGTGGAGATGGAGAGGCTAATTTGAGCTCCGATCTGAAAAACCCTAGTGCGGTTGATAAAAGGGATCAAAATTTGGCGAGGGTGGATGATAAAGCTGTGAAAATTGGGAGTGGTGATGCTTTGGGACTGAAGGAGTCTGGTGAAAAATCTGTAAGTGATGCAAAGGTTTTGGAGGGTTTGAAAGAAAAGAGGTTGAATGAAGAAGGTAGTAGTGGCGGTCGTTCGGGTATCAAATATCCGAGTAAGCTTCACGAGAAGCTTGCTTTCTTGGAAGGGAAGGTTAAGAGGATTGCCTCGGATATTAAGAAGACCAAGGAGATTTTGGATATGAATAATCCAGATACGTCGAAGGTGATACTCTCTGATATTCAGGAAAAGATTTCTGGAATTGAGAAGGCCATGAGACATGTCAATGATTCAGGTGGTAAGATGGGGTTGCCGAAAAGTACTGAGCATAGTGACAGGGATGCAAAAGTAGTTGAGAAGGGCCATATTGAGCTGGTGTGTAATGCTAAGAGTTTGGTAAAAGGGTTGAACAGTGAGGACTTGGAAGCTAGGCTCTTTCCTCATCATAAGTTGCTTAAAAACTGTGTGGCGTTGAAAGAATCATTCGAAAGCTCTCAAAGTCATGGGTTCCAAGCTGTTGAAACTAGTTGTGAAGCAAAGGTTGAAGAGAAGTCATTGAGCCTTACAGATGATAACCCAATTGCGGTAGAGTTCTTGGCTTCCTTGGACCAAACTAAAGTTTCAACAAGGGATGACGGACGTGAAGGTTTGGAATGTTTTGAGGTTCAAGAAGTGGATGGTGTCACTGCTGCAGAAGTTGAAAAATCTTCAAAATTTGTCTCTGGAAAACAAAATTTGGAGCTCATTCTCACAACCGATGAAAAACTTGATGAGTTTGATGATCAGGAGAATAGACAGGAAATGTTCTTTGACGAGGAAAATGAGGATACTTGCAGTTACCAGCTGAACCAAATAGGCCAAAAAACCTCAACTGGAGGGTGGTTCATGTCTGAGGGAGAGTCGGTTCTTCTTGCTCACGATGATAGTTCGTGCACCTTCTATGATATTGTAAACTGTGAG GAGAAAGTTGTGTACAAGCCTCCTGCTGTAGTTTCACCTAATATGTGGAGAGACTGTTGGATTATCCGTGCTCCCAGTGCTGATGGTTGCTCAGGAAGGTATGTTGTGGCTGCATCAGCTGGCAATACAATGGATGCAGGATTTTGTTCATGGGATTTCTATGCCGAAGATGTGCGTGCTTTCCGGATTGAGGATGGTTCAGCCCCTTCAAGAACAGTGCTTGGCCGCTTGCCCAACAGCATCTCACATGGAAGAAATGCTTTGTCTGATCTTCTGGATCCAGAACCTAGACAATGGTGGTATAGACCTTGTGGACCTCTCATTGTCTCAACTGCTAGCTGTCAGAGAGTTGTGAGAATCTATGACATCCGTGATGGTGAGCAAGTTATGAAATGGGATGTATCAAAGCCTGTTATAGCAATGGATAATTCAAGCCCCTTGCAGTGGAGAAATAGAGGAAAAGTTGTTGTAGCTGAAGCTGAAACAATTTCCCTTTGGGATGTGAACTCTCTTAACCCTCAAGCTTTACTATCTGTTTCTTCTTCTGGTCGGAAAATTTCCGCTCTTCATGTGAATAACACTGATGCTGAGCTAGGTGGTGGTGTTCGACAAAG AGTAAGTTCTGTGGAAGCAGAAGGAAATGATGGAGTGTTCTGTACTCAAGATTCTATTAACATTATAGACTTTCGGCATCCAACTGGCGTTGGTCTTAAGATACCAAAACTCGGTGTAAATGTGCAATCAGTTTTCTCTCGTGGAGATTCTGTCTTCCTTGGCTGCACTAGTGCAAGATGGGGATGGAAAAAGCAGTCTTCTTCACAGGTGCAACAATTTTCAATCCGAAAACAAAGTCTATACAGCACCTACGCTTTGCCAGAATCAAATGCTCACAGTCATTACACAGCAATTACACAAGTTTGGGGGAATTCAAACCTTATCATGGGTGTTTGCGGATTGGGGCTGTTTGTATTTGATGCGTTGAAGGATGACGGAGTTCCATTGTTGACCAGTGATGACGGGAGTCAAAAAGCCAGAGAAACTGTTGGTCCAGATGACTTGTATGCACCTTCTTTTGATTACTTGGATTCTCGGGCACTTCTTATCTCAAGGGATCGCCCGGCACTGTGGAGGAACCTATTATAG